GTGgattttaatattgataataacGTAGTTTCAGGGAAGTTTTTCTGGTCTATGACACTAGTATGTCACGGTGGCATATCCATAGTGTCGTGTCGCCCCCTAtaaacattatatataatatgcaTTAATTATCCCTTTTACGACAagaaataaaatatgatatcacACACTTTATTTTCGAATTCTAAAAGCACAGTCATACACATGTATATGTCTTGTATGTCATCTTTATCGCAAACTAACTTTCTTTTGCCTGGCAGACAAACATTAATTTTGGTGAGAAGAATGAATTCATCACATGGTCACAAACATAGCGACCCCCCTCATTTTGCCTACAAAGGTAAGGGTTTGCCTAGACCAACGAGCCTGGATTTGAATAGCTTCGTCCACATGCACAATCGCCAGGTACAAGTCGGTATTACTGAGCCCCCAAGAGCATCAACCGTGCCGCTTTACCGCTCAACTGTAAATGTGGAGGCTAGGAATATCGAATTCATGGAGCAACTGcaacaattgtataatagaGTGCTGACTGCTGATTGGCACGATCAAGTTTCACAAGCTCAAAATGTGATGATTTGGGAAGGCGCTCTATATCGTCTAAAGCGTAGAACTGGCAGCTGTCCCGATTTACATGTACAGCTGATGCTATCAAAAGTACTGGAACTATTTGACGTAATGTATCAGGCAGAAGATGTGGCGGACCATGTATACCAATTGTCAGAAGAGTTAAATAGGGGGAGTATATTGGATGATCAAATTCAAGATCATATGGATGCTGTACTGGcacaatataattacttAATGAAGACTTATCCTGATTACGCACTTAAAATACAGACAACTGTGGGTCAGGCTATAGCTTCTATTAGACAGAAGATTGTCTTTGATTGCCCCCAAGAGTTCACCAATGTTTACTAATAAGATTCAAGTCACACATTTGTACTTGCTGatgtattttattgtttaaaattgacaGGTAAAAATGTTCAGATGGGAACACTAACACCTTGGTTTTAGTTTTTTTCCAATATTATTATCCTCGAATACCTTTGATTGATTTTAAGACTGGGAAATACAGGCAAAAACCCTATTATTGAACCGCAACATATACCAACAGTGGACCAGAGAACCATGGAATTGATGCTATTGCATATAAAATTACCAAAGACGAAGCCCAGTGTGAAACCGCCAAATCCACCTAAAGTTGCGCCTCTTGGTCCCAGAAGAATCACTGCCACAAACAAGCACATCGAAGGGCCAGCGACTGAAATAGAAGTATTCAAGTCATGCCATACAATCCAGCCTAGAAACAAACCAAACAAATTGCCTAAATGACGTTTAATTATACCTTCCATAGCCATGAATACCATCAGTGTCCCTCCGCCCTTGTAAAACTTTGTGGAATAGAACCCCTGCATTATATTATGACAGATATAAAGGCAATGCGCCCCCGAATGATATGATTACTATTAATCATTCATTATTTCTCATACCTTTGAGAAGAGTGATGCCGTGTGATATATCAAGTAACATGTTACAACAATTGAGAGTACAAACGTACATATTGCGATAGAAATGCTAATTGTTTTAGCGTTCCCgctgtaaaaatttttcgTTTTGGGTATCACAATTACACGATTATCTACTGCCTTATCAACTACCACCCTATTGGTTAAGGGCTGTGCGATATTAGTTGCAGAGGCTATTGTTTGGGTAATCGGCCGTACAACGGATTCGTTTGGTGAATGTATCTGACGTTTAGATTGAGCTGATAGATTTTTGATAATCCTCTTCctaatttctaaatttataGTTACTTACCTTCTGCAATATCTTCCTCATTTACACTTTTGGGCTTAGCGTTAGGAGGTAGGGGTGTAGGCAGTGTTGTTGTGGGTGTAAGTTTAGGCGCTATTCCCTCAACTTCATTATTTCTATCGGATTGTTTGCGCAAATTTTGCAGGTTATCGTCTTTTGTCTCTATAGCGGcatcaatttgtttaacATTTTCATAGCTGTCCTTTGTTATGGTAATTTTTAGCGATGTTACTGGGTAAGTTAGCAGCACAATGTGTATTGCTAATTTACCAAACAATTGAATTGACATTTAATCTGTAGCTCCATTCAGATGCGATATTCATACACACAACCTTTTATTCTTACGCATCAATGCTGTGGCACCAATTTGCCTATATTTACCTAGACACTATACTAGACATTACACTggtttaaaattattcattacTACAATTGGCCAACATTTGTCGCTTTTGTTTACTAGCCATAACTAGGAACGATACTAAGCATATTCCTAACAGCATTCCGGCGCACAAAAATGCCACTGCGGAAATTAGTATTCTCTTACGTTGTAAATCAAGCCATTCCTTGTCACTGGTGCAAGATATGAAGGTTGTATCACCGCTTGCCGTACATAGAAGTTTCAGAGCTTCATAATCATGCCTAACAAAAGTCATATTCAGGCATGTAAAGTGAAACGAACTTATGTTTGTCCAACCAATATTGCATTTATCATAAACACTGTCATTAGCGCTAGTATTTGTTGTAGTGTGGGTGGTATTTTCGTCGAAAAACttggattttttaaacaGTATAAATGCCAACGGATTCTTTTGGCACAGTTCATTTAACTGTACTATCCATTGTCTCTGTGTGACTGATTGTGGTAAGGTGCAGGGAATGAATCCATGTGGACAGGAACATTTGCCTATGTCGATGATTAGTCTAAATTCGTCGACCCCCCTTTGGcccaaaaaaattttacactcATTGCCTACTGAAATATTCGTGTCATGTTGATAGTGCAATTTGACAAGTCTCTTGATCTCGGAGTTTAGGTCCCATGCTTGCTGTGCCTTGAATTCATCCTTTGGTATACTGGGTAAAATCTTCGCTTGTAGCTtgttattttgcaataatgTATTACACATCTCTTGTTGgttcaaattttcatagTTTCCTAGGCATGGTTTACCATAATTATTTCCCCCGGAAATAATTTTCCTGCTTCTACTCTTTAGGTTgtctatattaattatttgctCACATTTACAATAAGACCAATCACTCCATTCGGAGTATTTGCAATCCACGGGCTTTGACTTACAAAAAACCAATCCACCACCTCTAATGACATTATCACTTAGATCCCTAAATTCACAAAGTGTTTTTATCATTTCCCCTCGTTTACTCCCATTTAGCTTGCCTAATAGACACTTTCTCCTTTCTGTATGTAGATCTAATTTGTGTTGGTATAGACATATGTTGTAATACTTTTTACAGATTATTTGGCAAAAACTAGGGTCATATGTTTGTGTCAAATTGATGTTGGTAGTGACGCATAAATCTTGCGACTGATGGACTATCATAGCTCTTAGTAGAgtatttggatttttttcGGGTGAAAAGTTACATTTCCCACTAAGTGTGTCCAATTTGTCCTTGTTAATCAAGTTTTTGGTGCACtgatttataattttcatggaattaaatatatcgaTTCTCACGGCACAGTTCTTATATATGTCAAGACAAGACACTTTACACAAAATACGGCTATTGTTATATTCCTCTTGgtttataacaaatttgccattaCTTGATTTATACAgtttaattttagatcTTATTTCATCACAGTGTATGTTCAGAAAACTGTCATCCATTGGCTTAATATGCGCTGAACCTGTAGCACAATAGTTTCTCAGTCCTTCTAAATCCATGGATTCCATATTATATGCAACTTGCTTATTAATTGTAGACGGGAATTCGATGAATTGGCCATTGAGAAGTGATGCCATTGagtttaaatatgtatgtGATTTGTCTATGTTGTGAGGGTATATTTCATCTAGCTGTTTATATTCTGGGAATATATTGCTAAAAAACCCTCTAGGTTCCCTCATATTTCCCTCTATAGTCTGAAAACCTAGATATTTATCCGTTCCTGATAAATAAAGTTCTTCAGCACTAGATACATCAactatttcattttcatcgTGCTGACAGTGGCAAGAGTTTGTTTTTTCGTTCACCCAGCCACCTTCTTGCACTTTAAATACAGATCtatccaaatatattgtggGTTTTAGTTTTTTATCACTTTCTGATCTATCCGCATCACTAGTCACTAATTCACCTGTACAATGTTTTAATTTCTTGGTGCAACTTCTAGATTTAGGACCTGCACAATTCGGCgctaatatatattctaaTGGTTTATTTTCGCCAGAAGTGTCATTTGTAATACATGGTGCATCGCATTTTGACCATATTTCCTCAAATTTACACTCAACCACTTTACCATCACCAGTAGAGTTATGTTCCGCAATTAATAGTTTCgcatattttaaattgattaagCTATGTGTAGGTAgtttcaaattcaatttatcacaCTCTTCTGTCCAAAAGAAAATAATAGCTTCACCCATCTTATTCAATCGGTATAGACATATTTCTGAACATTTTTTAAGTCCAACACATTTTGACTTGTCAATTGTAGGGCATTCTGCATTTTGTGATTTGAAATACAAGGTTCTTCGTCTAATTCTGTattcaaacaattcatttttgataaaagGTTCGAATTCACCCAATTGGGCATTTACCTCACTGTCGTAACAAATGCTACTACAATTTCCCCATTCCTCCCATTCTCCAGTAAcacattcaattttatccaCTTTTGTATCCGTAAAATCATTCGTACTCCCTACCTTCACTCTGTTTTTTTGAGAATCTACAACATCACCGTTTTCCTCAGTTATGGGAAGTAGTTTATTCCTTACCtttttaatcaattcatcGCCAATGTTTCCAGTATTATTTACGGGTGCAGGCTGATctgattttttgaaaaatagCGAATTTTGTCTATGCATGttattcattatttgtatatataatgatgatgcatcatttatataacaaaaaGGTTTTATGTACCCCCGTAAACACTCAATTGCATTGCTCGTTTGCGgacaataaataatttctcTCGATGATTTACATTTCTTATAGCACTCTATAAAActagaatttttaatagGTTTGGTGCTCAGGCATAATCTCTTCAGTACCACTTGTTTATAATCctcaatatatattccggaaataataaatgtattgtGTTTTGTAGCGTTGTCGAACGTATTATCATTGTTATGCACTGTCAAATTCCAGGCTTGTTCATCATAATTATCCAAAAAACAACATTTCTGATGGATACTCTTTGACTCATTGGTTATGTGTTGATTTGCACCTATATATTCAACATTtccaaatatatgtttgggggagaatttgatattgtTTGAGCTATCTACGTTTAAATTGTTCCTAATGGAATTTAGTTTTATCACTTTAATTATAGATGGTGACTTTAGGTCGTTTATTGtctttgaaaattttatttcatgATCGCCATCTGAGCTCAGAATATGTGTTTTGAATGTGGCGTAAAATAATCCATAAGCATCAATTTCGCCGATACTATTATCAAATTCGTCGTTAGACATTTCAATTGCAATATACCCTACAATTGCGAATTTCAAATCATTCTCACTATTTGATATAGGATCTAATGTTACAAAGTATTCAGATTGTACCATTTCTAGTCGTGATGACAGATACTTGTTGCCATCATGTGTATGCTGGACTTGTGTTATTATGGTCCAATTTTTAGATGAATCAATGGGTATTCTAGTTTTTTCTGTACTAGTAGCAATTAAATTGCTGACAATAAACcttttatatattgtaagtGAGTAATCGCCCTTGGTAAATCCTAAGTAGACA
The DNA window shown above is from Babesia microti strain RI chromosome III, complete genome and carries:
- a CDS encoding hypothetical protein (overlaps_old_locusTagID:BBM_III00445) yields the protein MSSLSQTNFLLPGRQTLILVRRMNSSHGHKHSDPPHFAYKGKGLPRPTSLDLNSFVHMHNRQVQVGITEPPRASTVPLYRSTVNVEARNIEFMEQLQQLYNRVLTADWHDQVSQAQNVMIWEGALYRLKRRTGSCPDLHVQLMLSKVLELFDVMYQAEDVADHVYQLSEELNRGSILDDQIQDHMDAVLAQYNYLMKTYPDYALKIQTTVGQAIASIRQKIVFDCPQEFTNVY
- a CDS encoding hypothetical protein (overlaps_old_locusTagID:BBM_III00450), producing the protein MSIQLFGKLAIHIVLLTYPVTSLKITITKDSYENVKQIDAAIETKDDNLQNLRKQSDRNNEVEGIAPKLTPTTTLPTPLPPNAKPKSVNEEDIAEEIRKRIIKNLSAQSKRQIHSPNESVVRPITQTIASATNIAQPLTNRVVVDKAVDNRVIVIPKTKNFYSGNAKTISISIAICTFVLSIVVTCYLIYHTASLFSKGFYSTKFYKGGGTLMVFMAMEGNLFGLFLGWIVWHDLNTSISVAGPSMCLFVAVILLGPRGATLGGFGGFTLGFVFGNFICNSINSMVLWSTVGICCGSIIGFLPVFPSLKINQRYSRIIILEKN
- a CDS encoding hypothetical protein (overlaps_old_locusTagID:BBM_III00455), coding for MICIEQVKSDGFSAKYITTNHKKAQHIKLDDIVYLGFTKGDYSLTIYKRFIVSNLIATSTEKTRIPIDSSKNWTIITQVQHTHDGNKYLSSRLEMVQSEYFVTLDPISNSENDLKFAIVGYIAIEMSNDEFDNSIGEIDAYGLFYATFKTHILSSDGDHEIKFSKTINDLKSPSIIKVIKLNSIRNNLNVDSSNNIKFSPKHIFGNVEYIGANQHITNESKSIHQKCCFLDNYDEQAWNLTVHNNDNTFDNATKHNTFIISGIYIEDYKQVVLKRLCLSTKPIKNSSFIECYKKCKSSREIIYCPQTSNAIECLRGYIKPFCYINDASSLYIQIMNNMHRQNSLFFKKSDQPAPVNNTGNIGDELIKKVRNKLLPITEENGDVVDSQKNRVKVGSTNDFTDTKVDKIECVTGEWEEWGNCSSICYDSEVNAQLGEFEPFIKNELFEYRIRRRTLYFKSQNAECPTIDKSKCVGLKKCSEICLYRLNKMGEAIIFFWTEECDKLNLKLPTHSLINLKYAKLLIAEHNSTGDGKVVECKFEEIWSKCDAPCITNDTSGENKPLEYILAPNCAGPKSRSCTKKLKHCTGELVTSDADRSESDKKLKPTIYLDRSVFKVQEGGWVNEKTNSCHCQHDENEIVDVSSAEELYLSGTDKYLGFQTIEGNMREPRGFFSNIFPEYKQLDEIYPHNIDKSHTYLNSMASLLNGQFIEFPSTINKQVAYNMESMDLEGLRNYCATGSAHIKPMDDSFLNIHCDEIRSKIKLYKSSNGKFVINQEEYNNSRILCKVSCLDIYKNCAVRIDIFNSMKIINQCTKNLINKDKLDTLSGKCNFSPEKNPNTLLRAMIVHQSQDLCVTTNINLTQTYDPSFCQIICKKYYNICLYQHKLDLHTERRKCLLGKLNGSKRGEMIKTLCEFRDLSDNVIRGGGLVFCKSKPVDCKYSEWSDWSYCKYNLKSRSRKIISGGNNYGKPCLGNYENLNQQEMCNTLLQNNKLQAKILPSIPKDEFKAQQAWDLNSEIKRLVKLHYQHDTNISVGNECKIFLGQRGVDEFRLIIDIGKCSCPHGFIPCTLPQSVTQRQWIVQLNELCQKNPLAFILFKKSKFFDENTTHTTTNTSANDSVYDKCNIGWTNISSFHFTCLNMTFVRHDYEALKLLCTASGDTTFISCTSDKEWLDLQRKRILISAVAFLCAGMLLGICLVSFLVMASKQKRQMLANCSNE